In Halosegnis marinus, one genomic interval encodes:
- a CDS encoding DUF4013 domain-containing protein, with protein sequence MVELESAVNYPRESENPWTAIAIGSALTLFSVLLLPAVLLVGYYQRVLRASMDDEAVPVFDDWGDLFVEGLKAVVVVVAYSLVPALVIGASIASAAGAVLGDGGLLSGALALGALFGVLLGGLLGLVLWYVAPAGLANLARTGRIASAFALGDLRHTLVHRDYAVSWLVALGVVFVAGIVTSVFNLVPFGFVLGIPVTFYAAVVAFHLYGRGVAAAGPAPDASDRPDGRAAV encoded by the coding sequence ATGGTCGAACTCGAATCGGCGGTCAACTACCCGCGAGAGAGCGAGAACCCGTGGACTGCGATCGCCATCGGTTCCGCGCTCACGCTGTTCAGCGTCCTGCTACTGCCCGCGGTACTCCTCGTCGGCTACTACCAGCGCGTGCTCCGCGCCTCGATGGACGACGAGGCCGTCCCCGTCTTCGACGACTGGGGCGACCTCTTCGTCGAGGGGCTGAAGGCGGTCGTCGTGGTCGTCGCCTACAGCCTCGTCCCCGCGCTCGTCATCGGCGCGAGCATCGCCTCCGCCGCGGGCGCCGTCCTCGGCGATGGCGGCCTCCTCTCGGGGGCGCTCGCGCTCGGCGCGCTGTTCGGCGTTCTGCTGGGCGGCCTGCTCGGACTCGTGCTGTGGTACGTCGCCCCCGCGGGGCTGGCGAACCTCGCGCGCACCGGCCGCATCGCCAGCGCCTTCGCCCTCGGGGACCTGCGTCACACGCTCGTCCACCGCGACTACGCCGTCTCGTGGCTCGTCGCGCTGGGCGTCGTCTTCGTCGCGGGTATCGTGACGAGCGTGTTCAACCTCGTCCCGTTCGGCTTCGTGCTGGGCATCCCGGTGACGTTCTACGCCGCCGTCGTCGCGTTCCACCTCTACGGTCGCGGCGTCGCGGCCGCGGGACCGGCGCCCGACGCGTCGGACCGACCCGACGGCCGGGCCGCGGTCTGA
- a CDS encoding DUF4013 domain-containing protein, translating to MFGDALRFPLAGDDGVKSVIIGGVLLLFSVLLLPVLPVYGYFVRAAKAGADGTQEAPAFDDWGDLLVDGVKALVVGIVYFLIPTAVLVGALVVVGVGSFAAADPANPATVDAVASGIGVVGGLLVLVAMVLYLVATYVFPAGLVSMARGDDIASAFDFGTVLSAAFSADYFVAGVLAILLSLVVGVATVILGVLTLGLFFLLGVFVQFYVQVAFFYLFGRGYAKALDLPAAR from the coding sequence ATGTTCGGAGACGCACTCAGGTTCCCCCTGGCCGGCGACGACGGCGTGAAGAGCGTGATAATCGGCGGCGTCCTCCTGCTGTTCTCCGTCCTACTCCTCCCGGTACTGCCGGTGTACGGCTACTTCGTCCGGGCGGCGAAGGCGGGGGCGGACGGTACGCAGGAGGCCCCGGCGTTCGACGACTGGGGCGACCTGCTCGTTGACGGCGTGAAGGCGCTCGTCGTCGGCATCGTGTACTTCCTGATACCGACCGCCGTCCTCGTCGGCGCGCTCGTGGTCGTCGGCGTGGGCTCGTTCGCCGCCGCCGATCCCGCCAACCCGGCTACCGTCGATGCCGTCGCGTCCGGCATCGGCGTCGTCGGCGGCCTGCTCGTGCTCGTCGCGATGGTGCTGTATCTGGTCGCCACGTACGTCTTCCCGGCCGGACTCGTCTCGATGGCCCGCGGCGACGACATCGCGTCGGCGTTCGACTTCGGGACCGTGCTGTCGGCCGCGTTCTCGGCCGACTACTTCGTCGCCGGCGTGCTCGCCATCCTGCTGTCGCTCGTCGTCGGGGTGGCGACCGTTATCCTCGGCGTCCTCACGCTGGGGCTGTTCTTCCTCCTCGGGGTCTTCGTCCAGTTCTACGTCCAGGTGGCCTTCTTCTACCTGTTCGGCCGCGGCTACGCGAAGGCGCTCGACCTGCCGGCCGCGAGATAA
- a CDS encoding MBL fold metallo-hydrolase, with translation MVSEPTDGVFDITCTGSGAGRIRAYLTADGTLVDTGLPDTTDALLDGIAETGVEVERVVVTHADGDHVGGLAAVVEAHDPEVYLPEGAAVEAAPDDATRYGDGDTVGPFEALHMPGHRDHQHALLAPDDGYAVLADALSGADQRGLSGGFHLPPGKFTDDLNEAERSLERLLDYEFDVGLVFHGSNVLTDASAKIERYVLPP, from the coding sequence ATGGTCTCGGAACCCACCGACGGCGTCTTCGACATCACCTGCACCGGCTCGGGCGCGGGTCGCATCCGCGCGTACCTCACCGCCGACGGCACGCTCGTGGACACGGGCCTGCCGGACACGACCGACGCGCTGCTCGACGGAATCGCGGAGACGGGCGTCGAGGTGGAGCGCGTCGTCGTCACCCACGCGGACGGCGACCACGTCGGCGGGCTGGCGGCCGTCGTCGAGGCCCACGACCCCGAGGTCTACCTCCCCGAGGGCGCGGCGGTCGAGGCCGCGCCCGACGACGCGACGCGCTACGGCGACGGCGACACCGTCGGCCCGTTCGAGGCGCTCCACATGCCGGGCCACCGCGACCACCAGCACGCCCTGCTCGCCCCCGACGACGGCTACGCGGTGCTCGCGGACGCGCTCTCCGGGGCCGACCAGCGCGGGCTCTCCGGGGGCTTCCACCTCCCGCCGGGGAAGTTCACCGACGACCTGAACGAGGCCGAGCGGTCGCTCGAACGCCTGCTCGACTACGAGTTCGACGTGGGCCTCGTCTTCCACGGCTCGAACGTGCTGACGGACGCCTCCGCGAAGATAGAGCGCTACGTGCTGCCGCCCTGA
- a CDS encoding NAD(P)/FAD-dependent oxidoreductase, whose protein sequence is MRIAIVGAGAAGAAAAYGCRDAEVVVFEAADRVGGRVASRERDGAAHDHGAGYLKRKDPRVERLLDDVLDEDGRVEITDPVWTFDAAGTIASGDGSRAPKLSFESGIDALVERLLDRSGATVETGTPVGSVAATDDGPAVRDGSGDDLGTFDAVVLTPPAPLTAELLPDDGPLGDLAEACRGVSYRPLVAVMLGYEFDFDPPWFALVNADRGHDCTWVARESAKPGHGAGDTVLAAQFSPEWTRERDDDPDDEVTAAAAEAVAALVGDDRLADPSWGERRTWEHALPNGAADADAVEAAEEAGVYCAGDWVAGEGRVHRALRSGLDAADRVQGGST, encoded by the coding sequence ATGCGAATCGCCATCGTCGGCGCGGGGGCCGCGGGCGCGGCGGCCGCGTACGGCTGTCGCGACGCCGAGGTCGTCGTCTTCGAGGCCGCCGACCGGGTCGGGGGGCGGGTCGCCTCGCGCGAGCGCGACGGCGCGGCCCACGACCACGGCGCCGGCTACCTGAAGCGGAAGGACCCGCGGGTGGAGCGGCTGCTCGACGACGTGTTGGACGAGGACGGCCGCGTCGAGATAACCGACCCCGTGTGGACCTTCGACGCCGCGGGCACCATCGCGAGCGGCGACGGCTCCCGGGCGCCGAAGCTCTCCTTCGAGTCGGGCATCGACGCGCTGGTCGAGCGGCTGCTCGACCGCTCGGGCGCGACGGTCGAGACGGGAACCCCCGTCGGTTCGGTCGCGGCCACGGACGACGGCCCCGCGGTTCGCGACGGGTCGGGCGACGACCTCGGCACGTTCGACGCCGTCGTCCTCACGCCGCCCGCGCCGCTGACCGCGGAGTTACTGCCGGACGACGGCCCCCTCGGGGACCTCGCCGAGGCCTGTCGGGGGGTGTCGTACCGGCCGCTGGTCGCCGTCATGCTCGGCTACGAGTTCGATTTCGACCCGCCGTGGTTCGCGCTCGTCAACGCCGACCGGGGCCACGACTGCACGTGGGTCGCCCGCGAGTCGGCGAAGCCGGGCCACGGCGCCGGCGACACCGTCCTCGCCGCACAGTTCTCCCCCGAGTGGACGCGCGAGCGCGACGACGACCCCGACGACGAGGTCACGGCCGCGGCCGCGGAGGCCGTCGCCGCCCTCGTCGGCGACGACCGGCTCGCCGACCCCTCGTGGGGCGAGCGGCGGACGTGGGAACACGCGCTCCCGAACGGGGCCGCCGACGCGGACGCGGTCGAGGCGGCCGAGGAGGCGGGCGTGTACTGTGCCGGCGACTGGGTCGCCGGCGAGGGGCGCGTTCACCGCGCGCTCCGGTCCGGGCTGGACGCGGCCGACCGGGTTCAGGGCGGCAGCACGTAG
- a CDS encoding mRNA surveillance protein pelota, whose translation MRIVERHDREGGRERITVVPESLDDLWHLTYVLEPGDRVSGDTTRRIQRNDDMARDTGGQREPMWVELAVDDVEFAKFANRLRVGGEIADCSREDQLGFHHTLNVEERTELEIEKVWQTDQLERLEEAVEAAENPDVAIATVEEGEAYVHTVAQYGVEERAVITKPTGKGEYARPRDELFDELGAVLRRTDAEAVILAGPGFTKQDALDHLQENYPEVAETVTVVDTSSAGGRGVHEVLKRGAVEDVQAETRIAAEAELIDELTTRIAEGAKATYGVEQTMQAAEFGAVEELLILDTRLREERAGEGDWDVDANELIRTVERKGGDVTVFSGEFDPGRQLKNLGGVAALLRYRLE comes from the coding sequence ATGCGAATCGTCGAGCGACACGACCGCGAGGGCGGGCGCGAGCGCATCACGGTCGTCCCCGAGAGCCTCGACGACCTGTGGCACCTCACGTACGTCCTCGAACCGGGCGACCGCGTCTCCGGCGACACGACCCGACGCATCCAGCGCAACGACGACATGGCGCGCGACACCGGGGGCCAGCGCGAGCCGATGTGGGTCGAACTCGCCGTCGACGACGTGGAGTTCGCCAAGTTCGCCAACCGCCTGCGCGTCGGGGGCGAGATAGCCGACTGCTCGCGGGAGGACCAGCTCGGCTTCCACCACACGCTGAACGTCGAGGAGCGAACGGAACTGGAGATAGAGAAGGTGTGGCAGACGGACCAGCTCGAACGCCTGGAGGAAGCCGTCGAGGCCGCGGAGAACCCCGACGTGGCCATCGCCACCGTCGAGGAGGGAGAGGCGTACGTCCACACCGTCGCGCAGTACGGCGTGGAGGAGCGCGCGGTCATCACCAAGCCGACGGGGAAGGGCGAGTACGCCCGCCCGCGCGACGAACTGTTCGACGAACTCGGAGCCGTCCTCCGCCGGACGGACGCGGAGGCGGTCATCCTCGCCGGGCCGGGGTTCACGAAGCAGGACGCGCTCGACCACCTGCAGGAGAACTACCCGGAGGTCGCGGAGACGGTGACCGTCGTGGACACCTCCTCGGCCGGCGGGCGCGGAGTCCACGAGGTGCTTAAGCGCGGGGCAGTCGAGGACGTACAGGCCGAGACGCGCATCGCGGCGGAGGCGGAACTCATCGACGAACTCACGACGCGCATCGCGGAGGGCGCGAAGGCGACCTACGGCGTCGAGCAGACGATGCAGGCCGCGGAGTTCGGGGCCGTCGAGGAACTGCTCATCCTCGACACGCGGCTTCGCGAGGAGCGGGCCGGCGAGGGCGACTGGGACGTGGACGCGAACGAACTCATCCGGACCGTCGAGCGGAAGGGCGGCGACGTGACCGTCTTCTCCGGCGAGTTCGACCCCGGCCGCCAGCTGAAGAACCTCGGCGGCGTGGCCGCGCTGCTGCGCTACCGGCTCGAATAG
- the rqcH gene encoding ribosome rescue protein RqcH has product MDQKRAMTSVDLSALASELREYEGAKLDKAYLYDDDLVRLKLRDFDRGRVELLVETGDPKRAHVADPDRVPDAPGRPPDFAMMLRNRLSGADLVDVRQYEFDRILVFEFSREDTDTLLVAELFGDGNFVVMNRDREVIDCLDTVRLKSRTVAPGSVYEFPASRINPLDCSREAFDARMDDSDTDVVRTLATQLNLGGLWAEELCTRAGVEKTLDIADAGDEEYAELYAALDRLKETLTAGSLDPRLYWETDDGERTDPVDATPVPMDEYEGVDCDAHDRFCGALDEYFYELEREEPQPGSGRPDFEEEIAKYERIIDQQEGAIEGFEREADEYRAKAESLYGHYDLVDEVLATVREARANDFSWDEVEARFEDAAEAGNERAEHVVGVRPEVGEVTVELDGERIDLVPADGVEKNADRLYKEAKRIESKKEGALAAIEDTREDLADAKRRRDEWSAEDADPEPDESDGDTDWLSMASIPVRYDEQWYERFRWFHTSDGFLVIGGRNADQNEEIVKKYMESGDLFFHSQAHGGPVTLLKATGPSEPSKDVDIPRASKEEAAAFAVTHSSVWKEGKFAGDAYMVTPDQVSKTPESGEYLEKGGFTIRGDRTYFENTEVDCIVGIQCEPETRVVGGPKRAVAERVETHVELEPGRYAQNDIAKMAYRQFKERFADDTFLRKVASPDLIQEFCPPGGSRIVE; this is encoded by the coding sequence ATGGACCAGAAGCGCGCGATGACGAGCGTGGACCTCAGCGCGCTCGCCTCGGAGCTCCGCGAGTACGAGGGGGCGAAGCTCGACAAGGCCTACCTCTACGACGACGACCTCGTCCGCCTGAAGCTCCGCGACTTCGACCGCGGGCGGGTGGAACTGCTCGTGGAGACGGGCGACCCGAAGCGGGCCCACGTCGCCGACCCGGACCGTGTCCCCGACGCGCCGGGTCGCCCCCCGGACTTCGCGATGATGCTCCGCAACCGCCTCTCGGGGGCGGACCTCGTGGACGTGCGCCAGTACGAGTTCGACCGCATCCTCGTGTTCGAGTTCTCGCGGGAGGACACGGACACCCTGCTCGTGGCGGAGCTGTTCGGCGACGGCAACTTCGTCGTGATGAACCGCGACCGGGAGGTCATCGACTGTCTCGACACCGTCCGGCTGAAGTCGCGCACCGTCGCGCCCGGCTCGGTGTACGAGTTCCCCGCCTCGCGCATCAACCCCCTCGACTGCTCGCGGGAGGCGTTCGACGCCCGGATGGACGACTCCGACACCGACGTGGTGCGGACGCTCGCCACCCAGCTCAACCTCGGGGGGCTGTGGGCCGAGGAGCTGTGTACCCGCGCCGGCGTCGAGAAGACGCTCGACATCGCCGACGCGGGCGACGAGGAGTACGCCGAACTGTACGCCGCGCTCGACCGCCTCAAGGAGACGCTGACCGCCGGGTCGCTCGACCCGCGGCTCTACTGGGAGACCGACGACGGGGAGCGCACGGACCCGGTCGATGCGACGCCCGTGCCGATGGACGAGTACGAGGGCGTCGACTGCGACGCCCACGACCGCTTCTGCGGCGCGCTCGACGAGTACTTCTACGAACTGGAGCGGGAGGAGCCACAGCCCGGCTCCGGACGGCCCGACTTCGAGGAGGAGATCGCGAAGTACGAGCGAATCATCGACCAACAGGAGGGCGCCATCGAGGGGTTCGAGCGCGAGGCCGACGAGTACCGCGCGAAGGCGGAGTCGCTGTACGGCCACTACGACCTCGTGGACGAGGTGCTCGCCACGGTACGCGAGGCTCGCGCGAACGACTTCTCGTGGGACGAGGTCGAGGCGCGGTTCGAGGACGCCGCCGAGGCCGGCAACGAGCGCGCCGAACACGTCGTCGGCGTCCGACCCGAGGTCGGCGAGGTGACGGTCGAACTCGACGGCGAGCGCATCGACCTCGTGCCCGCGGACGGCGTGGAGAAGAACGCCGACCGCCTCTACAAAGAGGCGAAGCGCATCGAATCGAAGAAGGAGGGCGCGCTCGCGGCCATCGAGGACACCCGCGAGGACCTCGCGGACGCGAAGCGCCGCCGCGACGAGTGGTCCGCCGAGGACGCCGACCCGGAACCCGACGAGTCCGACGGCGACACCGACTGGCTCTCGATGGCCTCGATTCCGGTGCGCTACGACGAGCAGTGGTACGAGCGCTTCCGGTGGTTCCACACCTCCGACGGCTTCCTCGTCATCGGCGGGCGCAACGCCGACCAGAACGAGGAGATAGTGAAGAAGTACATGGAGTCCGGCGACCTGTTCTTCCACAGCCAGGCCCACGGCGGCCCCGTCACCCTGCTGAAGGCCACCGGCCCCTCCGAGCCGTCGAAGGACGTGGACATCCCGCGGGCGTCGAAGGAGGAGGCCGCCGCCTTCGCCGTCACCCACTCGTCGGTGTGGAAGGAGGGGAAGTTCGCCGGGGACGCCTACATGGTCACCCCCGACCAGGTGTCGAAGACGCCCGAGTCCGGCGAGTACCTGGAGAAGGGCGGGTTCACGATACGGGGCGACCGCACCTACTTCGAGAACACCGAGGTCGACTGTATCGTCGGCATCCAGTGCGAACCCGAGACGCGCGTGGTCGGCGGGCCGAAGCGGGCCGTCGCGGAGCGCGTCGAGACGCACGTCGAACTCGAACCGGGCCGCTACGCACAGAACGACATCGCGAAGATGGCCTACCGGCAGTTCAAGGAGCGGTTCGCGGACGACACGTTCCTCCGGAAGGTCGCCTCCCCCGACCTGATACAGGAGTTCTGCCCGCCGGGCGGGTCGCGCATCGTCGAGTAG
- a CDS encoding sensor histidine kinase: MVAAVEQHARRHRRERELERARRRYALVADVVTDAVFEWEPEHGAVAIEDERALGYDTAEGPFDESWWFERVHPDDREALVTAVERAREHGDRRFTDEYRFRRADGEYADVRVTSRFVYEDGETVYAVGALRDVSEWKARERELERQNERLDRFASVVSHDLRNPLAVAQGYLQLAEETGDPDHFERTAGALDRIGELVDDLLELARTGRGVGEVGPVLLSGVATEAWENVETGDARLGLPDDVTVQADRARLRQLLENLFRNSMEHGTDGTDDRLTVSLGPLDDRAGFYVADDGVGIPEGMRDRLFETGVTGSDDGTGFGLAIVREIAESHGWEAAATNGEDGGARFEFTGVALD, encoded by the coding sequence GTGGTCGCCGCGGTCGAGCAACACGCCCGCCGGCACCGCCGCGAGCGCGAACTCGAACGCGCGCGCCGCCGCTACGCGCTCGTCGCCGACGTAGTGACGGACGCCGTCTTCGAGTGGGAGCCGGAACACGGCGCGGTGGCCATCGAGGACGAGCGGGCGCTCGGCTACGACACCGCCGAGGGCCCGTTCGACGAGTCGTGGTGGTTCGAGCGCGTCCATCCCGACGACCGGGAGGCGCTCGTCACGGCGGTGGAGCGCGCCCGCGAGCACGGCGACCGCCGCTTCACCGACGAGTACCGGTTCCGGCGCGCCGACGGGGAGTACGCCGACGTGCGGGTCACCTCGCGGTTCGTCTACGAGGACGGCGAGACCGTGTACGCCGTCGGCGCGCTCCGCGACGTGAGCGAGTGGAAGGCGCGCGAGCGCGAACTCGAACGCCAGAACGAGCGGCTCGACCGCTTCGCCAGTGTCGTCAGCCACGACCTCCGCAACCCCCTCGCCGTCGCGCAGGGGTATCTCCAGCTCGCCGAGGAGACGGGCGACCCGGACCACTTCGAGCGGACGGCCGGCGCGCTCGACCGCATCGGCGAACTCGTCGACGACCTGCTCGAACTCGCGCGCACGGGCCGCGGCGTCGGCGAGGTCGGCCCCGTGCTGCTGTCGGGCGTCGCCACGGAGGCGTGGGAGAACGTCGAAACGGGCGACGCCCGGCTCGGGCTCCCCGACGACGTGACCGTCCAGGCCGACCGGGCGCGGCTCCGACAGCTGCTCGAGAACCTCTTCCGGAACTCGATGGAGCACGGGACCGACGGGACGGACGACCGGCTCACCGTCAGCCTCGGGCCGCTCGACGACCGGGCGGGCTTCTACGTCGCCGACGACGGCGTCGGCATCCCGGAGGGGATGCGCGACCGGCTGTTCGAGACGGGGGTCACGGGCAGCGACGACGGGACGGGCTTCGGCCTCGCTATCGTCCGGGAAATCGCCGAGAGCCACGGCTGGGAGGCGGCCGCGACGAACGGCGAGGACGGCGGCGCGCGCTTCGAGTTCACGGGCGTCGCCCTCGACTGA
- a CDS encoding DUF309 domain-containing protein has protein sequence MDDHTTDNDVPPPVRGEPTGWRADWGRWEHDTLRRATVHGVRLFNAGEYHESHDCFEDEWYNYGRGSAESKFLHGMVQVAAGAYKHYDFEDDDGMRSLFRTALGYLDGLRDDFYGVNLADVRATLETALDDPDALDGWRIELDGDTPEADRWDRAYADRLD, from the coding sequence GTGGACGACCATACCACCGACAACGACGTGCCGCCGCCGGTCCGGGGGGAGCCGACCGGCTGGCGCGCCGACTGGGGTCGGTGGGAACACGACACCCTCCGGCGCGCGACGGTCCACGGCGTCCGGCTGTTCAACGCCGGGGAGTACCACGAGAGCCACGACTGCTTCGAGGACGAGTGGTACAACTACGGGCGCGGGAGCGCGGAGTCGAAGTTCCTCCACGGGATGGTCCAGGTCGCCGCCGGCGCGTACAAACACTACGACTTCGAGGACGACGACGGCATGCGGTCGCTGTTCCGCACCGCGCTCGGCTATCTCGACGGCCTGCGCGACGACTTCTACGGCGTGAACCTCGCGGACGTGCGCGCGACGCTGGAGACGGCGCTCGACGACCCCGACGCGCTCGACGGCTGGCGCATCGAACTCGACGGCGACACCCCCGAGGCGGACCGCTGGGACCGCGCGTACGCCGACCGGCTGGACTGA
- a CDS encoding DUF4013 domain-containing protein, translated as MLREALDFPTAGRHGARSLLAGSGFVLVAAVLAGGASYAFDTDRTILAAALAALVLLPLLLVRGYYYRALKTAATAPDPVAPSFGGVGSLLRGALAALVVSAAYALPAGALFAVAAAARVLPDSWGADAVLVGESLGALAALVGIAALVGALYLVPAATATMAREGSLRAALRVRSVGNAAASEDYAVGWVLSVFLQWTLVPVAAALSALVVGVVLYFLTGVATRYVWGMSYASSVGVEPEGIDTVGVTPSSVRRDHDDDTPVGRTDRDPDTERVADEGR; from the coding sequence ATGTTACGCGAGGCGCTCGACTTCCCCACCGCCGGCCGGCACGGCGCCCGGTCGCTGCTCGCCGGGTCGGGGTTCGTCCTCGTCGCCGCCGTGCTGGCCGGCGGCGCCTCCTACGCGTTCGATACCGACCGCACGATCCTCGCCGCCGCGCTCGCGGCGCTCGTGCTCCTCCCCCTCCTCCTCGTCCGCGGCTACTACTACCGGGCGCTGAAGACCGCCGCGACGGCGCCGGACCCGGTCGCCCCGTCGTTCGGCGGCGTCGGGTCGCTCCTCCGGGGCGCCCTGGCCGCGCTCGTCGTCTCGGCGGCGTACGCGCTCCCGGCCGGCGCGCTGTTCGCGGTCGCCGCCGCCGCGCGGGTCCTCCCCGACTCGTGGGGCGCCGACGCCGTCCTTGTGGGGGAGTCCCTCGGCGCGCTCGCGGCGCTCGTCGGCATCGCGGCGCTCGTCGGCGCCCTCTATCTCGTCCCCGCGGCGACGGCGACGATGGCCCGGGAGGGGAGCCTGCGGGCCGCCCTCCGCGTGCGGTCCGTCGGGAACGCGGCCGCCAGCGAGGACTACGCCGTCGGCTGGGTGCTCTCCGTGTTCCTCCAGTGGACGCTCGTGCCCGTCGCCGCCGCGCTCTCGGCGCTCGTCGTCGGCGTCGTCCTCTACTTCCTGACGGGCGTCGCGACCCGGTACGTCTGGGGGATGTCGTACGCCTCGTCGGTCGGCGTCGAACCCGAGGGCATCGACACGGTCGGGGTGACGCCGTCGTCCGTCCGACGGGACCACGACGACGACACGCCCGTGGGGCGGACGGACCGCGACCCCGACACCGAGCGGGTCGCCGACGAGGGTCGGTAA
- a CDS encoding MBL fold metallo-hydrolase translates to MARRLADGLWQFDLGLVTPLATNVFLADESALDGPGDDVTLVDTGLPVNYPTLASELDDAGYEAGDIDRVLLTHYDLDHVGGLRGLGSFDAPVYIGERDAALARGEWDPPWFHHKGAFHRLVRPFFDLSDVDLRPVADGDAVGAFAAHHTPGHNPGHTVFVHEGFDAAFLGDLVWEERGGYTTPFWLDSYDMRELRESVRRFAAATPDFERGLVAHGDPLLVDGSDRLRELADGLR, encoded by the coding sequence ATGGCACGACGGCTCGCGGACGGGCTGTGGCAGTTCGACCTCGGACTCGTCACGCCGCTCGCGACGAACGTCTTCCTCGCCGACGAGTCCGCCCTGGATGGCCCCGGCGACGACGTGACGCTCGTGGACACGGGGCTGCCGGTGAACTACCCGACGCTCGCGAGCGAACTGGACGACGCCGGCTACGAAGCGGGCGACATCGACCGCGTGTTGCTCACCCACTACGACCTCGACCACGTGGGGGGCCTGCGCGGGCTCGGCTCGTTCGACGCGCCGGTGTACATCGGCGAGCGCGACGCGGCGCTGGCGCGGGGGGAGTGGGACCCGCCGTGGTTCCACCACAAGGGCGCGTTCCACCGGCTCGTCCGGCCGTTCTTCGACCTCTCGGACGTGGACCTCCGGCCCGTCGCGGACGGCGATGCGGTCGGTGCGTTCGCCGCCCACCACACCCCGGGGCACAACCCCGGCCACACCGTCTTCGTCCACGAGGGGTTCGACGCCGCCTTCCTCGGCGACCTCGTGTGGGAGGAACGGGGCGGCTACACCACGCCGTTCTGGCTCGACTCCTACGACATGCGCGAGCTCCGCGAGAGCGTCCGGCGGTTCGCGGCCGCGACGCCCGACTTCGAGCGCGGGCTGGTCGCGCACGGCGACCCGCTGCTCGTGGACGGGAGCGACCGACTGCGCGAACTCGCCGACGGGCTCCGGTGA
- a CDS encoding inositol monophosphatase family protein, with protein MSERNDTEARADLAERAARAGGAVAEGFFRRDVPVETKEGKTDVVTRADRDAQRQVVAAIRTEYDEDAVVGEEADELKEVPDTGPSWIIDPIDGTNNFVAGVPMWATSVAAVRDGEAVAAANALPVLGDVYTADADGAYLNGDPIAVSDETDPEAMAVCPTIWWPHDRRDEYAEACEQTVERFGDLRRHGSAQAVLAFVAAGSLDGAFTNVDANPWDTVAGALMVERAGGTVTGIDGEPWRHDSRGLVASNGHAHDELLAAARAVEDRR; from the coding sequence ATGAGCGAACGGAACGACACGGAGGCGCGCGCGGACCTCGCGGAACGGGCCGCACGCGCCGGGGGCGCGGTCGCGGAGGGCTTCTTCCGCCGTGACGTGCCCGTCGAGACGAAGGAGGGAAAGACGGACGTGGTGACGCGTGCCGACCGGGACGCCCAGCGGCAGGTCGTCGCGGCCATCCGGACGGAGTACGACGAGGACGCCGTCGTCGGCGAGGAGGCGGACGAACTGAAGGAGGTGCCCGACACCGGGCCGTCGTGGATAATCGACCCCATCGACGGGACGAACAACTTCGTCGCGGGCGTGCCGATGTGGGCCACCAGCGTGGCCGCCGTGCGCGACGGCGAGGCCGTCGCCGCGGCCAACGCGCTCCCCGTCCTCGGGGACGTGTACACGGCCGACGCCGACGGCGCGTACCTGAACGGCGACCCGATAGCCGTGAGCGACGAGACGGACCCCGAGGCGATGGCGGTGTGTCCGACGATATGGTGGCCGCACGACCGGCGCGACGAATACGCCGAGGCCTGTGAACAGACGGTCGAGCGGTTCGGCGACCTGCGCCGCCACGGGAGCGCGCAGGCCGTCCTCGCCTTCGTCGCGGCCGGGTCGCTCGACGGCGCGTTCACCAACGTCGACGCGAACCCGTGGGACACCGTCGCCGGCGCGCTCATGGTCGAGCGGGCGGGCGGCACCGTGACGGGTATCGACGGGGAGCCGTGGCGCCACGACTCGCGGGGGC